The following is a genomic window from Oceanispirochaeta sp. M1.
GATAAAACTTGGTGACACAGGGGCAAACTAAGGTGCTGTTTATAGATTTAACATAAGAATATTCAGGAAAGGATTGTGGACCAAAAAAAGAGCTGCTGCAATTTTACTTTTGCAACAGCCCCTTTTTATTTACCATGAAGATACGCTGTGGAGACATCCACCAGTGCATCTCCCTTTAAAAAATTGCGTCCGATAAGGACAGGGAAAGCCATACGGCTTCTGTCGGCCAGTGTAAAAAGAGCATCCTTTCTGAGCTCCCCAATCTGTATATTAAGTTTTACAACAGGTCTGTAGACGGGGGTCTGACTGTTAGCCTGACGGACTGCAACCATTGATTCCAGAGGACATTCAAAAAACCTGTCAGTACCATCATGGTTAATATTGAAGCGGACCCAGTTTTCTCCGTTCTGTACAAAATGGACCACTCCCCGGGCATGGATGGATGAAGTTTCTGCACCTGTGTCGATCCTGGCTGTAAAAGATTCACCCAGGGAAGTAAACAGGGCCATCTCTTCACTACCAAGAATTAATTTATCCCCGAGGCTGTTTTGAGCCGAAATAGAACTCAAAACTATAATGAAAAATATAATGGGGAGAATGGATCGGTTACTTAAGAGTTTCATCTGTTCTATTCTAAAATATTCAGCAGTCCATAACAATATCAGGAACAGACTCAAGTTTCAGAATACGATCCATCTTCCGGCAGGGAGTTTTCCTTACCCTGAGAGAGAATTCCTCTACAAGACCTGAATAATCCCAGCATCCTGAATTAAGAGGATTATAGCGATTTGCGGTCAGGTCTTCAGAAGCATTCTTCTTGTAACAGTTAAGAACCAGCAGGACGATAAGGCTCATACCCCTGTCAATGATACTGCCTTTTCCACCTGTAAAACTCATGATCCCCAGAAAGCGGTCAAAAATCTCATCATCATCCAAAGGACTATGTCTGAAGAGATCCCGGCTCTCACCATAATAACTGAAAATAAAAATCGTAAGATTACAGAGACTGTCTCTCATGGGGCACTCAGTATTAGCAAGGAAAGGAAGAAGCCCTATCAGACGGGCTACGACACTTTTTCGTATGGATTTTTCATATCCTGTGTGAGAAGGAAGAGTCTCAAAAAACCTGTCGCACAGCTCCTTCCATAGAAGCTCTTCTTTCATATGGAAACTAAGATTCTGAGCCATGAATCCTCCGGGGAAATTCAAATATTATTTGATTATTCCCGGACTAACCGGTTAGTTGTAAATCAACCAAAAGGTTGATTTTTACTGTTCTAACCCCTAAATAGATTATTTAGCTACTTAAATATCTTCCTTAACATCTGAGGGAGCCGCCAATGGGGCCTGTCCCTTTTCAATCCTGAAAAAACTTACCAGACTGGCAAGGACATCGGCTTTCTGTATAAGATCGTTGGCCATTGAGGCAATCTCTGCTG
Proteins encoded in this region:
- a CDS encoding RimK/LysX family protein, producing the protein MKLLSNRSILPIIFFIIVLSSISAQNSLGDKLILGSEEMALFTSLGESFTARIDTGAETSSIHARGVVHFVQNGENWVRFNINHDGTDRFFECPLESMVAVRQANSQTPVYRPVVKLNIQIGELRKDALFTLADRSRMAFPVLIGRNFLKGDALVDVSTAYLHGK